In Onychostoma macrolepis isolate SWU-2019 chromosome 04, ASM1243209v1, whole genome shotgun sequence, one DNA window encodes the following:
- the LOC131538698 gene encoding uncharacterized protein LOC131538698, with protein MFPTCDCVCVCVCVREKVLCVMIYLNSEFSLRRRVEGFIHYECLRETLSPGLSYSNTGAPEQQVSATLNQAQTISTLLKRPRLCCGFLIRRGGLLLYPLHRGGLRVRLPRSGGLLLHLFRLLRCGGPLSGSGGLLLCPRGLLLYLCRRVGLLSGSGGLLLLPGGLQSHRLLPGGLQSRRLRPGGLQSRLLHPGGLQSCLLRPAGLQSCPLCSGFLLCRLCLGPRSLRFHKDLALHPSPCAASAPPPSWIIDYVERLEAALWGGALSRIWSVLPFIHHQRSPVHHIDSHTIHNTGHHFPSFIALIAHTADCTNHTHT; from the exons ATGTTCCCAacatgtgattgtgtgtgtgtgtgtgtgtgtgtgagagagaaagtaTTGTGTGTCATGATATACCTGAATTCAGAGTTTTCTCTCCGCAGAAGAGTGGAAGGATTCATCCATTATGAATGTCTCAGAGAAACACTGTCACCTGGACTGAGCTACTCAAACACCGGCGCTCCTGAGCAGCAG GTATCAGCCACTTTAAATCAGGCTCAGACGATCTCTACACTTTTGAAAC gtcccaggctctgctgtgggttcctgatccgtcgtggtgggctcctgctctatccgCTCCACCGTGGAGGTCTTCGGGTCCGTCTGccccgctctggtggtcttctgctccacctgttccgtctgctccgctgtggtggtccactatctggctctggtggtcttctgctctgccctcgtgggctcctgctctatctgtgCCGCCGTGttggtctgctgtctggctctggtggtcttctgctcctccctggtgggctccagtcccatCGGCTCctccctggtgggctccagtcccgtcggctccgccctggtgggctccaatCCCGTCTGCTtcaccctggtgggctccaaTCCTGTCTGCTTCGCCCTGCTGGGCTCCAATCCTGTCCACTCTGCTCTGGCTTCCTACTCTGCCGGCTGTGCCTTGGTCCCCGGTCACTCCGCTTCCacaaggacctggccctccatccctccccctgtgccgcttccgctccacctccctcctggattatagactatgtggagcgtctggaagccgctctttgggggggggctctgtcacgaatctggtctgtacttccattcattcaccaccagaggtcacccgttcaccacattgactctcacaccatacataacactggacatcatttcccatcattcattgcactgattgcacacacggctgattgcactaatcacacgcacacctga